The following are from one region of the Staphylococcus argenteus genome:
- a CDS encoding toprim domain-containing protein, with protein MAIVNKVIIVEGKSDKKRVQQVIAEPVNIICTHGTMSIDKIDDMIESLYGKQVYVLADSDDEGERIRKWFKRYLSESEHIFIDKTYCQVANCPKKYLANVLTRHGFNCKKESTLIPNLNTERLVLANE; from the coding sequence ATGGCTATTGTAAATAAGGTAATAATTGTTGAAGGAAAATCAGATAAAAAAAGAGTTCAACAAGTCATTGCAGAACCAGTAAATATTATTTGTACGCATGGCACGATGAGTATAGATAAAATTGATGATATGATAGAATCGCTTTATGGGAAACAAGTTTATGTGTTAGCAGATTCTGATGATGAGGGAGAACGCATAAGGAAATGGTTTAAACGCTATTTAAGCGAAAGTGAACATATATTTATAGATAAAACCTATTGTCAAGTTGCTAACTGTCCTAAAAAATATTTGGCGAATGTACTTACTAGACATGGTTTCAATTGTAAGAAAGAATCAACTCTCATACCTAATTTAAATACTGAAAGGTTAGTTTTAGCGAATGAATAA
- a CDS encoding methionine ABC transporter permease yields MGKSFSDIINEMITMPNVQWPDVWTAIVETLYMTVVSTIFAFILGLILGVLLFLSAKGKSKGARIFYTIVSFIVNLFRAIPFIILILLLIPFTSLVLGTISGPTGALPALIIGAAPFYARLVEIAFKEIDKGVIEAAWSMGANTWTVIRKVLLPEAMPALVSGITVTAIALVGSTAVAGVIGAGGLGNLAYLTGFTRNQNDVILVSTVFILIIVFIIQFFGDWLTNKLDKR; encoded by the coding sequence ATGGGTAAATCATTTAGCGATATTATTAATGAAATGATAACAATGCCTAATGTACAGTGGCCAGATGTATGGACTGCAATTGTCGAGACACTATATATGACTGTCGTTTCAACTATATTTGCTTTTATTTTAGGTCTCATCTTAGGTGTTCTTTTGTTCTTATCTGCAAAAGGTAAGTCTAAAGGTGCTAGAATTTTTTATACAATTGTATCTTTTATCGTAAACCTATTTAGAGCTATACCATTCATTATCTTAATCCTTTTATTAATTCCTTTTACTAGTTTAGTGCTTGGAACAATTAGTGGTCCAACAGGTGCATTACCGGCTTTAATTATAGGCGCGGCACCATTTTATGCTAGGCTCGTTGAAATTGCTTTTAAAGAAATTGATAAAGGTGTTATTGAAGCGGCTTGGTCAATGGGAGCAAACACTTGGACAGTCATTCGTAAGGTTCTATTACCCGAAGCAATGCCGGCATTAGTTTCTGGTATTACAGTTACAGCGATTGCATTAGTTGGTTCGACAGCAGTTGCTGGCGTTATAGGCGCAGGTGGCTTAGGTAATTTAGCATACTTAACTGGTTTCACTCGAAATCAAAATGATGTCATTTTAGTATCAACAGTTTTTATTTTAATTATTGTATTTATAATCCAATTCTTTGGGGATTGGCTTACAAATAAACTTGATAAACGATAA
- a CDS encoding DUF368 domain-containing protein, translating into MQQFKWINIFKGFAMGTSDLVPGVSGGTIALLLGIYNQFIASISGIFSRRFWPSFTFLLPIIIGMLLAMGSLSNLFNYLLSQHHIPTMFFFGGLIIGIVPYLLKISNYKSSFTAKHYMMVITGIVILIIITLLNSGDKHAGETLTLSTGLIFKYFIAGMCASSAMLLPGISGSFMLLVFGVYGTVMLAISEVVKLNFAGIPILLAVGFGVLAGFIFSSKIIQYFLSHHTLMTFALIIGFVIGSLLAVFPGLPTNITMWFVSIVVFIIGLIVSLTLGRITAENE; encoded by the coding sequence ATGCAACAGTTTAAATGGATTAATATTTTTAAAGGATTTGCTATGGGCACGAGTGATTTAGTACCTGGCGTTAGTGGCGGCACAATCGCTTTATTGCTAGGTATATACAACCAATTTATCGCTTCCATAAGCGGGATCTTTTCACGACGCTTTTGGCCAAGTTTCACATTTTTACTTCCTATTATAATTGGTATGTTATTAGCAATGGGATCACTAAGTAATCTTTTCAATTACTTATTAAGCCAGCATCACATACCTACTATGTTTTTCTTTGGTGGTTTAATTATAGGAATTGTCCCTTACTTATTGAAAATATCTAACTATAAGTCATCATTTACAGCAAAACATTATATGATGGTAATAACTGGTATCGTCATTTTAATTATTATTACTTTATTGAATAGTGGGGATAAGCACGCTGGTGAAACGCTGACGCTATCAACTGGTCTTATTTTTAAATATTTTATTGCGGGCATGTGTGCATCCAGCGCAATGTTACTTCCAGGTATTTCAGGTTCGTTTATGTTATTGGTATTTGGTGTTTATGGTACTGTCATGTTAGCTATTTCTGAAGTAGTTAAGCTTAATTTTGCCGGTATTCCTATATTACTTGCAGTCGGTTTTGGTGTACTTGCTGGTTTCATTTTTTCCAGTAAAATCATTCAGTATTTTTTATCACACCATACTTTGATGACTTTTGCGCTAATTATAGGTTTTGTTATCGGATCACTCCTTGCAGTATTTCCAGGCTTACCAACTAATATCACGATGTGGTTTGTTTCGATTGTCGTATTTATCATCGGTTTAATCGTAAGTTTGACTTTAGGTCGTATTACCGCTGAAAATGAATAA
- a CDS encoding MetQ/NlpA family ABC transporter substrate-binding protein: MKKLFGFLLVLTFAVVLTACGNGNKGGSDDKKITVGASPAPHAEILEKAKPLLKKKGYDLEIKTINDYTTPNKLLDKGEIDANYFQHTLYLNTEKKDKGYKIVSAGDVHLEPMAVYSKKYKSLKELPKGATVYVSNNPAEEGRFLKFFVDAGLIKIKKGVKIEDAKFSDITENKKDIKFNNKQSAEFLPKIYQNEDADAVIINSNFAIEQKLNPKKDSIAVESAKDNPYANLIAVKEGHQDDKKIKALIEVLQSKDIQNFINEKYNGAVIPAK, encoded by the coding sequence ATGAAAAAATTATTTGGATTTTTATTAGTATTAACATTTGCAGTTGTATTAACGGCTTGCGGTAATGGAAATAAAGGCGGTAGCGATGACAAGAAAATTACGGTTGGTGCTTCACCAGCACCGCATGCTGAAATTTTAGAAAAAGCGAAACCATTATTAAAGAAAAAAGGTTATGATCTTGAAATTAAAACAATCAACGATTACACGACACCTAATAAATTGTTAGATAAAGGCGAAATCGATGCAAACTATTTCCAACATACACTTTATTTAAATACTGAGAAAAAAGATAAAGGATACAAAATAGTAAGTGCTGGAGACGTTCATTTAGAACCAATGGCTGTATATTCTAAAAAGTATAAAAGCTTAAAAGAATTACCAAAAGGTGCTACAGTATATGTTTCAAACAATCCAGCTGAAGAAGGACGTTTCTTGAAATTCTTTGTTGATGCAGGATTAATTAAAATTAAAAAAGGCGTAAAAATTGAAGACGCGAAATTCAGCGATATTACTGAAAATAAAAAAGATATCAAATTCAATAACAAACAATCAGCAGAATTCTTACCTAAAATTTATCAAAACGAAGATGCTGATGCGGTTATCATTAACTCAAACTTTGCAATCGAACAAAAACTAAATCCTAAAAAAGATTCAATTGCTGTCGAAAGTGCAAAAGATAATCCATATGCTAACTTAATTGCAGTTAAAGAAGGTCATCAAGATGATAAGAAAATTAAAGCGTTAATTGAAGTGTTACAATCTAAAGATATTCAAAACTTCATTAATGAAAAATACAATGGTGCAGTCATTCCTGCTAAATAA
- a CDS encoding CsbD family protein: MADESKFEQAKGNVKETVGNVTDNKDLENEGKEDKASGKAKEFVENAKEKATDFIDKVKGNKGE; this comes from the coding sequence ATGGCAGACGAAAGTAAATTTGAACAAGCAAAAGGTAACGTTAAAGAAACAGTAGGAAACGTTACTGATAATAAAGATTTAGAAAACGAAGGTAAAGAAGATAAAGCTTCTGGTAAAGCTAAAGAATTCGTTGAAAATGCAAAAGAAAAAGCAACTGATTTTATAGATAAAGTAAAAGGTAACAAAGGCGAGTAA
- a CDS encoding cysteine desulfurase, with amino-acid sequence MNEVAEHSFDVNEVIKDFPILDQKVNGKRLAYLDSTATSQTPVQVLNVLDDYYRRYNSNVHRGVHTLGSLATDGYENARETVRRFINAKYFEEIIFTRGTTAAINLVAHSYGDANVEEGDEIVVTEMEHHANIVPWQQLAKRKNATLKFIPMTAEGELNIEDIKQTINDKTKIVAIAHVSNVLGTINDVKTIAEVAHQHGAIISVDGAQAAPHMKLDMQDMDADFYSFSGHKMLGPTGIGVLFGKRELLQKMEPIEFGGDMIDFVSKYDATWADLPTKFEAGTPLIAQAIGLAEAIRYLERLGFDAIHQYEQELTTYAYEQMSAIDGIEIYGPPKDRRAGVITFNLQDVHPHDLATAVDTEGVAVRAGHHCAQPLMKWLNVSSTARASFYIYNTKEDIDQLINALKQTKEFFSYEF; translated from the coding sequence GTGAATGAAGTGGCCGAACACTCATTTGACGTTAATGAAGTAATCAAAGATTTTCCGATTTTAGATCAAAAAGTCAATGGCAAACGTTTAGCATATCTTGATTCAACAGCGACAAGTCAAACACCTGTTCAAGTGTTAAATGTTCTAGATGATTACTATAGACGCTACAATTCTAATGTCCATCGTGGTGTTCATACTTTAGGTTCGTTAGCAACTGATGGATATGAAAATGCGAGAGAAACAGTAAGACGTTTTATTAATGCAAAGTACTTTGAAGAAATTATTTTTACTAGAGGGACAACTGCAGCAATTAACTTAGTAGCCCATAGTTATGGCGATGCAAATGTTGAAGAGGGCGACGAAATTGTTGTTACAGAAATGGAGCATCATGCGAATATCGTTCCTTGGCAACAATTAGCAAAGCGTAAAAATGCGACATTGAAATTTATACCAATGACTGCTGAAGGTGAATTAAACATCGAAGATATAAAGCAAACGATTAATGATAAAACGAAAATCGTTGCAATTGCACATGTATCTAACGTACTTGGTACAATTAATGATGTTAAAACAATTGCTGAAGTTGCCCATCAACATGGTGCAATCATAAGTGTTGATGGTGCACAAGCGGCGCCACATATGAAACTTGATATGCAAGATATGGATGCTGATTTTTATAGTTTTAGTGGTCATAAAATGCTAGGCCCAACTGGTATTGGTGTATTATTTGGAAAACGTGAGTTACTTCAAAAAATGGAGCCAATTGAGTTTGGTGGTGACATGATTGATTTTGTAAGTAAATATGATGCGACATGGGCAGATTTACCTACAAAATTTGAGGCGGGTACACCATTAATTGCACAAGCGATTGGACTTGCAGAAGCCATTCGCTACCTAGAACGTTTAGGTTTTGATGCCATTCATCAATATGAACAAGAATTAACAACATATGCATATGAACAAATGTCGGCGATTGACGGAATTGAAATCTATGGTCCACCAAAAGATCGCCGCGCAGGTGTGATAACATTTAATTTACAAGATGTTCATCCACATGATTTAGCTACAGCGGTTGATACAGAAGGCGTCGCAGTTCGGGCTGGACACCATTGTGCACAACCACTGATGAAATGGTTAAATGTGTCTTCAACAGCAAGAGCGAGTTTTTATATATACAACACGAAAGAAGACATTGATCAGTTAATAAATGCCTTGAAACAAACAAAGGAGTTTTTCTCTTATGAATTTTAA
- the sufU gene encoding Fe-S cluster assembly sulfur transfer protein SufU translates to MNFNNLDQLYRSVIMDHYKNPRNKGVLDNGSMTVDMNNPTCGDRIRLTFDIEDGMIKDAKFEGEGCSISMASASMMTQAVKGHSLGEAMQMSQEFTKMMLGEDYVITEEMGDIEALQGVSQFPARIKCATLAWKALEKGTVAKEGKAEGTTEEE, encoded by the coding sequence ATGAATTTTAATAATCTAGATCAATTATATAGATCTGTCATTATGGATCATTATAAAAACCCTAGAAATAAAGGTGTATTAGATAACGGGTCTATGACAGTTGATATGAATAACCCGACATGCGGTGACCGAATTCGACTAACATTTGATATAGAAGACGGCATGATTAAAGATGCTAAGTTTGAAGGTGAAGGTTGTTCAATTTCAATGGCAAGCGCATCAATGATGACGCAAGCTGTTAAAGGTCATTCACTTGGTGAAGCAATGCAAATGAGCCAAGAATTTACAAAAATGATGCTTGGTGAAGATTATGTGATTACAGAAGAAATGGGAGATATTGAAGCATTACAAGGTGTTTCACAATTCCCTGCTCGTATAAAATGTGCCACATTAGCTTGGAAAGCATTGGAAAAAGGTACTGTTGCTAAAGAAGGTAAAGCAGAAGGTACAACTGAAGAAGAATAA
- a CDS encoding thioredoxin family protein, with protein sequence MNNSIDITDVTTHYEEEKHLIFGYTPTCGTCKVSERMLDIANEILKLPLIKIDLNFHPQFCEDMQIMSVPILLLMNKDKEVKRIYAFQSVTDLLENLK encoded by the coding sequence ATGAATAATTCAATTGACATCACAGATGTAACGACGCATTATGAGGAAGAAAAACATTTAATCTTTGGTTATACACCAACATGTGGTACCTGTAAGGTTTCAGAAAGAATGTTAGATATTGCTAATGAAATACTAAAGTTACCACTAATTAAAATAGATTTAAACTTTCATCCTCAATTTTGTGAAGATATGCAAATTATGTCAGTGCCGATTTTATTATTAATGAATAAGGATAAAGAAGTAAAACGAATTTATGCATTTCAATCGGTGACTGATTTGTTAGAAAATTTAAAATAG
- a CDS encoding methionine ABC transporter ATP-binding protein, protein MIELKEVVKEYRTKNKQVLAVDHVNLSIKSGSIYGVIGFSGAGKSTLIRMFNHLESPTSGEVIIDGDHIGQLSKNGLRKKRQKVSMIFQHFNLLWSRTVLKNIMFPLEIAGVRRRKAKRKALELIELVGLKGKEKAYPSELSGGQKQRVGIARALANDPTVLLCDEATSALDPQTTDEILDLLLKIREQQNLTIVLITHEMHVIRRICDEVAVMENGKVIEHGPVTHVFENPQHAVTKRFVREDLNDDFEASLTDLEPLDKDAYIVRLNFAGSTTTEPIVSSLSSAFNIKINILEANIKNTKDGTVGFLILQIPFITNEDFGKFEKELIERQVKVEVLRHG, encoded by the coding sequence GTGATTGAGTTAAAAGAAGTCGTCAAAGAATATCGGACTAAAAATAAACAAGTACTTGCTGTAGATCACGTTAATTTATCGATTAAATCGGGATCGATATATGGCGTCATTGGATTTTCTGGAGCAGGAAAAAGTACTTTGATACGTATGTTTAACCATTTAGAATCGCCTACATCAGGTGAAGTCATTATTGACGGAGATCACATTGGTCAATTATCTAAAAATGGACTTAGGAAAAAAAGACAAAAAGTGAGTATGATCTTCCAACATTTTAATTTATTGTGGTCAAGAACAGTACTTAAAAATATTATGTTTCCGCTTGAAATTGCTGGTGTACGTAGAAGGAAAGCGAAACGAAAAGCATTAGAACTTATTGAGCTAGTTGGTTTGAAAGGGAAAGAAAAAGCTTATCCTTCGGAGTTGTCTGGTGGACAAAAACAACGTGTAGGTATTGCACGCGCATTAGCTAATGATCCGACAGTTTTACTTTGTGATGAGGCAACAAGCGCACTTGATCCTCAAACGACAGATGAAATTTTAGATCTATTATTAAAAATTAGAGAACAACAAAACTTAACAATAGTCTTAATTACACATGAAATGCACGTTATTCGTCGTATTTGTGATGAAGTAGCTGTTATGGAAAATGGTAAAGTGATTGAACATGGACCGGTTACACATGTATTTGAAAATCCTCAACATGCAGTAACAAAGAGGTTTGTGAGAGAAGATTTAAATGATGATTTTGAAGCATCTCTAACAGATTTAGAACCCTTAGACAAAGACGCATATATTGTTAGATTAAATTTTGCAGGTTCAACAACTACGGAACCAATCGTTTCAAGCTTATCCAGCGCATTTAATATCAAAATCAATATTTTAGAAGCTAATATAAAAAATACAAAAGATGGAACAGTTGGCTTTTTAATTTTACAAATTCCGTTTATTACAAATGAAGATTTTGGAAAATTCGAAAAAGAGTTAATTGAGCGACAAGTTAAAGTGGAGGTGTTAAGACATGGGTAA
- the sufD gene encoding Fe-S cluster assembly protein SufD: MTTDILNISEEQLVDYSKAHNEPSWMTELRKKALKLTETLEMPKPDKTKLRKWDFDSFKEHDVKGDVYQSLSQLPESVREIIDVDQSKNLVIQHNNTIAFTQVDNNASNDGVIIEGLADALVNHSDLVQKYFMKDAVTIDEHRITALHTALVNGGVFVYVPKNVVVEHPVQYVVLHDDENASFYNHVIIVTEESAEVTYVENYLSNASGEGNQLNIVSEVIAGANSNITYGSVDYMDKGFTGHIIRRGITEADALINWALGLMNEGSQIIDNTTNLYGDRSTSSLKSVVVGTGEQKINLTSKIVQYGKETDGYILKHGVMKEHASSVFNGIGYIKHGGTKSIANQESRVLMLSEHARGDANPILLIDEDDVQAGHAASVGRVDPDQLYYLMSRGISQREAERLVIHGFLDPVVRELPIEDVKRQLREVIERKVSK, translated from the coding sequence ATGACAACTGATATTTTGAACATTTCTGAAGAACAACTTGTTGATTATTCTAAAGCCCACAATGAACCTTCTTGGATGACAGAATTACGTAAAAAAGCTTTGAAATTAACAGAAACTTTAGAAATGCCAAAACCTGATAAAACAAAATTAAGAAAATGGGATTTTGATTCTTTTAAAGAACACGATGTTAAAGGTGATGTTTATCAATCTTTATCACAATTACCTGAGTCAGTAAGAGAAATTATTGATGTAGATCAATCAAAAAATTTAGTAATTCAACATAACAATACGATTGCATTTACACAAGTTGATAATAATGCATCAAATGATGGTGTTATTATTGAAGGTTTAGCTGATGCACTTGTAAATCATAGTGATTTAGTACAAAAGTACTTTATGAAAGATGCAGTAACTATAGATGAACATCGAATTACAGCGCTACATACAGCATTAGTTAATGGTGGCGTATTTGTTTATGTTCCTAAAAATGTAGTTGTAGAACATCCAGTACAATATGTTGTTTTACATGATGATGAGAACGCAAGTTTCTATAATCATGTCATTATTGTTACTGAAGAAAGTGCTGAAGTGACATATGTTGAAAACTATTTATCAAATGCATCTGGTGAAGGAAATCAATTGAATATTGTTTCTGAAGTCATTGCTGGTGCAAATTCAAATATTACTTATGGTTCAGTAGATTACATGGACAAAGGCTTTACAGGTCATATCATTCGTCGTGGTATTACAGAAGCGGATGCTTTAATTAACTGGGCGTTAGGTTTAATGAATGAAGGAAGCCAAATTATTGATAATACAACTAATTTATATGGTGATCGTTCAACAAGTTCACTTAAATCAGTTGTAGTTGGAACAGGCGAACAAAAAATCAATTTAACATCTAAAATTGTTCAATATGGTAAAGAAACGGATGGTTATATCCTAAAACATGGTGTAATGAAAGAACATGCATCGTCTGTGTTTAATGGTATTGGATATATCAAGCATGGTGGTACAAAATCAATTGCAAACCAAGAATCACGTGTATTAATGTTATCAGAACACGCACGAGGAGACGCAAATCCAATTTTATTAATTGATGAAGATGATGTTCAAGCAGGCCACGCGGCTTCAGTAGGTCGTGTTGATCCGGATCAACTTTATTACTTAATGAGTCGTGGTATTTCTCAAAGAGAAGCAGAACGACTTGTTATTCATGGTTTCTTAGATCCAGTAGTACGTGAGTTACCTATCGAAGATGTTAAACGTCAATTAAGAGAAGTAATTGAACGTAAAGTATCTAAATAA
- the sufC gene encoding Fe-S cluster assembly ATPase SufC, whose product MASTLEIKDLHVSIEDKEILKGVNLTINTDEIHAIMGPNGTGKSTLSSAIMGHPSYEVTKGEVLLDGVNILELEVDERAKAGLFLAMQYPSEITGVTNADFMRSAINAKREEGQEINLMQFIKKLDKNMDFLDIDKDMAQRYLNEGFSGGEKKRNEILQLMMLEPKFAILDEIDSGLDIDALKVVSKGINQMRGENFGALMITHYQRLLNYITPDKVHVMYAGKVVKSGGPELAKRLEEEGYEWVKEEFGSAE is encoded by the coding sequence ATGGCATCAACATTAGAAATCAAAGACCTACATGTGTCTATTGAGGATAAAGAAATCTTAAAAGGTGTTAACTTGACAATTAACACTGATGAAATACATGCGATTATGGGACCAAACGGGACAGGTAAATCAACTTTATCATCTGCAATTATGGGACACCCAAGCTATGAAGTAACTAAAGGAGAAGTACTTTTAGACGGTGTTAATATTTTAGAATTAGAAGTTGATGAAAGAGCAAAAGCAGGGTTGTTCTTAGCAATGCAATATCCATCTGAAATTACAGGTGTAACAAATGCTGATTTCATGCGTTCTGCAATTAATGCGAAACGTGAAGAAGGACAAGAGATTAACTTAATGCAATTTATTAAGAAATTAGATAAGAACATGGACTTTTTAGATATCGATAAAGACATGGCTCAACGTTATTTAAATGAAGGTTTCTCAGGTGGAGAGAAGAAACGTAACGAAATCTTACAATTAATGATGTTAGAACCTAAATTTGCAATCTTAGATGAAATCGATTCAGGTTTAGACATCGATGCATTAAAAGTTGTATCAAAAGGCATTAACCAAATGCGTGGGGAAAACTTTGGTGCATTAATGATTACACACTATCAACGTTTATTAAACTATATTACACCAGATAAAGTACATGTAATGTATGCTGGTAAAGTCGTTAAGTCTGGCGGTCCAGAATTAGCAAAACGTCTTGAAGAAGAAGGATATGAATGGGTTAAAGAAGAGTTCGGTTCAGCTGAATAA